One window from the genome of Salvelinus namaycush isolate Seneca chromosome 19, SaNama_1.0, whole genome shotgun sequence encodes:
- the LOC120063668 gene encoding trace amine-associated receptor 13c-like, with product MEKNEDVQYCFQDRNSSCRKVLLSTSIYITLYIFFSLISAVTVFLNVLVIISISHFKQLHTPTNLLILSLAVSDLLVGLIVIPVVTVAIMESCWGFGEYFCVFYFYIACLCTSLSLGSLVLISIDRYVAVCDPLLYHSKITITRIMCCISITWCCCIMYRAAIIKHFVNIQVPSRCLKECFIVEELNNWVNIIDLVITMVVPCSIIITLYIKIFVVARSQARKVFSKEAASVSGVKTVQANKSERKAAKTLAIVVFNYLICWIPFLFINMFVFSSDNLSFIIGFLPLVNSLINPIIYALFYPWFKVTAKHILTLKLRHT from the coding sequence ATGGAGAAAAACGAAGATGTTCAATACTGTTTTCAAGACAGAAACTCTTCCTGCAGAAAGGTTTTGCTATCGACATCTATCTACATAACATTGTACATCTTCTTCTCATTGATTTCAGCAGTTACAGTATTTTTGAACGTACTGGTGatcatctccatctctcacttCAAGCAGCTCCACACTCCAACCAACCTGCTCatcctctctctggctgtgtcAGATCTCCTGGTGGGACTGATTGTGATACCAGTAGTGACTGTAGCGATAATGGAATCATGCTGGGGATTTGGggaatatttctgtgtgttttatTTCTACATTGCTTGTTTATGTACTTCTTTATCTCTGGGCAGTTTGGTCTTGATATCTATTGACCGCTATGTTGCTGTGTGTGATCCCTTATTGTACCActctaaaataacaataacaagaatCATGTGTTGTATATCCATTACCTGGTGTTGTTGTATCATGTACCGTGCTGCTATTATAAAACACTTTGTAAATATACAGGTACCCAGTAGGTGTTTGAAGGAATGTTTTATTGTAGAAGAGTTAAATAATTGGGTTAATATAATTGACCTTGTAATTACAATGGTTGTCCCGTGCTCTATTATTATAACACTTTATATTAAAATCTTTGTAGTGGCCAGATCACAGGCCAGAAAGGTATTTTCAAAAGAGGCTGCCAGTGTGTCTGGTGTTAAAACTGTACAGGCAAATAAGTCTGAGAGAAAAGCAGCAAAAACTCTAGCTATTGTTGTTTTCAACTATCTCATTTGTTGGATTCCATTTTTGTTCATaaatatgtttgttttttcaaGTGACAATTTATCATTCATCATCGGCTTTCTGCCACTTGTTAATTCCTTAATTAATCCAATAATTTATGCTTTATTTTATCCGTGGTTCAAAGTGACAGCTAAACATATTTTAACTCTGAAGTTAAGGCATACATAG
- the LOC120063669 gene encoding trace amine-associated receptor 6-like produces the protein MEEHEDVQYCFQEGNSSCRKALLSTSIYITLYIFFSLISAVTVFLNVLVIISISHFKQLHTPTNLLILSLAVSDLLVGLIVIPVTTVAIMEPCWGFGEYFCVFYFYITCFCASLSLGNLVLISIDRYVAVCDPLLYNSKITITRIMCCIFITWCCCIIYYAAIIYFFVNVQVPNHRPESFLPLVNSLINPIIYAFFYPWFKVTAKRILTQVKLRRS, from the exons ATGGAGGAACATGAAGATGTTCAATACTGTTTTCAAGAAGGAAACTCTTCTTGCAGAAAGGCTTTGCTATCGACATCTATCTACATAACACTGTACATCTTCTTCTCATTGATTTCAGCGGTTACAGTATTTTTGAACGTACTGGTGatcatctccatctctcacttCAAGCAGCTCCACACTCCAACCAACCTGCTCatcctctctctggctgtgtcAGATCTCCTGGTGGGACTGATTGTGATACCAGTAACGACTGTAGCGATAATGGAACCATGCTGGGGATTTGGggaatatttctgtgtgttttatTTCTACATCACTTGTTTTTGTGCGTCTTTATCTCTGGGTAATTTGGTCTTGATATCTATTGACCGCTATGTTGCTGTGTGTGATCCCTTATTGTACAActctaaaataacaataacaagaatTATGTGTTGTATATTCATTACCTGGTGTTGTTGTATCATATATTATGCtgcaattatatatttttttgtaaatgtacAGGTACCAA ATCACAGGCCAGAAAG CTTTCTGCCACTTGTTAATTCCTTAATTAATCCAATCATTTATGCTTTCTTTTATCCATGGTTCAAAGTGACAGCTAAACGTATTTTAACTCAGGTGAAGTTAAGGCGTTCATAG